Proteins from one Sarcophilus harrisii chromosome 2, mSarHar1.11, whole genome shotgun sequence genomic window:
- the BTBD6 gene encoding BTB/POZ domain-containing protein 6 isoform X1 yields the protein MAAELFSTSANINITNSNSTTTATTVTAANTKNSSLHLHQAQSPLPTQVQNLNNNFESTNWQSFYPTLRERNAMMFNNELMADVHFIIGPLETSKRVPAHKYVLAVGSSVFYAMFYGDLAEVKSEIHIPDVEPAAFLILLKYMYSDEIDLEADTVLATLYAAKKYIVPALAKACVHFLETSLEAKNACVLLSQSRLFEEPELTQRCWEVIDAQAEMALKSEGFCEIDQQTLEIILTRESLNTKEVVIFEAVLNWAEAECKREGLPITPRNKRKVLGRVLFLVRIPTMTLEEFANGAAQSDILTLEETRSIFLWYTAIKKPQLEFPLTKRKGLAPQRCHRFQSSAYRSNQWRYRGRCDSIQFAVDKRIFIAGLGLYGSSCGKSEYSVKIELKRLNVVLAHNLTKFLSDGSSNTFSVWFEHPVQIEQDTFYNVSAILDGNELSYFGQEGMTEVQCEKVTFQFQCSSDSTNGTGVQGGQIPELIFYA from the exons ATGGCAGCAGAACTTTTCTCTACCAGTGCTAATATCAACATCACAAACAGTAATTCCACTACCACTGCCACCACAGTCACTGCAGCCAATACTAAGAATAGCTCCCTTCACCTTCATCAAGCCCAATCTCCACTTCCAACACAGGTGCAAAACCTTAACAACAACTTCGAGAGTACCAACTGGCAGTCATTCTACCCCACTCTCCGAGAGAG GAATGCAATGATGTTCAATAACGAACTCATGGCTGATGTACACTTTATCATTGGCCCTCTGGAGACATCAAAGAGAGTTCCTGCTCATAAG TATGTGCTGGCAGTTGGCAGCTCTGTCTTTTATGCCATGTTTTATGGTGATCTTGCAGAAGTCAAATCTGAAATCCATATACCTGATGTGGAGCCTGCTGCTTTTCTCATCCTGTTAAA GTACATGTATAGTGATGAAATTGACCTGGAAGCTGACACTGTGCTTGCAACTCTCTACGCTGCCAAGAAGTATATTGTTCCAGCTTTAGCAAAAGCTTGTGTTCATTTTCTAGAGACTAGTTTAGAAGCAAAAAATGCTTGTGTTTTGCTCTCCCAGAGCAGACTCTTTGAGGAACCAGAACTGACACAGCGTTGCTGGGAAGTGATTGATGCTCAAGCAGAGATGGCATTAAAGTCAGAGGGCTTTTGTGAAATAGATCAACAAACATTAGAAATTATCCTTACCAGGGAATCACTAAACACCAAGGAGGTAGTTATCTTTGAAGCTGTTCTGAATTGGGCAGAAGCTGAATGTAAAAGAGAAGGTTTGCCAATTACACCAAGAAATAAGAGGAAAGTATTGGgaagagttttatttttagtACGAATTCCAACTATGACACTGGAGGAGTTTGCTAATGGTGCTGCTCAATCAGATATTTTAACTCTTGAAGAGACACGCAGCATATTCCTATGGTATACAGCTATCAAGAAACCACAATTGGAGTTTCCACTGACAAAAAGGAAAGGCCTTGCCCCTCAGAGATGTCACAGATTTCAATCATCTGCATATCGGAGCAACCAATGGAGATACCGTGGACGATGTGACAGTATCCAGTTTGCAGTAGATAAGAGGATATTTATTGCAGGACTCGGATTATATGGATCAAGCTGTGGAAAATCTGAGTACAGTGTGAAAATTGAACTTAAACGGCTCAATGTTGTTCTTGCTCATAATCTGACCAAGTTCCTTTCAGATGGATCCAGTAATACATTTTCAGTCTGGTTTGAACATCCAGTTCAAATTGAACAAGACACATTTTACAATGTTAGTGCCATCTTGGATGGTAATGAACTTAGTTACTTTGGGCAGGAGGGAATGACTGAAGTTCAGTGTGAAAAAGTGACATTTCAATTCCAGTGCTCCTCAGACAGTACCAATGGCACTGGAGTCCAAGGAGGACAGATTccagagcttatattctatgcGTGA